Proteins from one Coffea arabica cultivar ET-39 chromosome 8c, Coffea Arabica ET-39 HiFi, whole genome shotgun sequence genomic window:
- the LOC113707050 gene encoding uncharacterized protein isoform X1, protein MGSDQRVVCVKKVKQKAAEEWDESMPLPGDIIEGIAEGAAANTFIPAKARSELSSQLGSFSRQTEVIWLKVRRGDSVLKLQACVVKKGCSKLQRRFTIRAASDERHVVGLADLTYEQCTALQEMSRKIVTMDSRGFNKEAIKYDWKMKVGTYIPDEGSTVVSSVLFMPLEKEHNIEATTTRTMAWFSAAVSSGAPLVFVNIQTEQITNSKRSNIPAKESARIRQQKYTTDVQRLQGIRLWFLPGVAEVSFKLAPEKGETRFGMNISRIDEGFIYVHSVTKETAAERAGLGDLLEQANKTGHLVVISRLEGRSLMPSTVSSDGLIHCGDNAEIKETLTSAIEELDSIRIHIMSWPNNMIHQAPQPLDVSTLRPPQC, encoded by the exons ATGGGCAGTGATCAGAGAGTGGTTTGTGTGAAGAAAGTGAAGCAAAAAGCGGCAGAAGAATGGGACGAGAGCATGCCATTGCCTGGAGACATTATAGAAGGCATAGCGGAAGGTGCTGCTGCTAACACATTCATACCAGCCAAGGCAAGGTCAGAACTTAGTTCACAACTTGGAAGCTTTAGTCGACAGactgaagtgatttggttgaagGTGAGGAGAGGGGATAGCGTACTCAAGCTCCAAGCATGTGTGGTGAAAAAGGGATGTTCAAAGTTGCAAAGGAGGTTTACCATTAGAGCAGCCTCTGATGAGAGGCATGTTGTGGGTTTAGCAGATTTAACTTATGAACAATGTACTGCACTCCAAG AAATGAGTAGGAAGATTGTGACTATGGACTCCAGGGGATTCAATAAAGAAGCGATAAAGTATGACTGGAAAATGAAAGTTGGGACCTATATTCCGGATGAGGGGTCTACAGTTGTTAGTTCCGTTCTTTTCATGCCTCTGGAGAAAGAGCACAACATTGAAGCCACCACAACGAGAACCATGGCCTGGTTTTCTGCAGCTGTTTCTTCAGGGGCTCCGCTTGTGTTTGTTAACATTCAAACAGAGCAAATTACCAACTCG AAGAGAAGTAACATCCCGGCAAAAGAGAGTGCAAGGATCAGGCAACAGAAATACACTACAGATGTCCAAAGATTGCAAGGTATCAGATTATGGTTTCTCCCAGGCGTTGCAGAGGTGTCATTCAAGTTGGCACCTGAAAAAGGAGAAACCAGATTCGGAATGAACATCAGCAGAATTGATGAG GGTTTCATCTATGTCCATTCTGTAACAAAAGAAACAGCCGCTGAACGTGCTGGTCTAGGGGACTTACTTGAGCAAGCAAACAAAACTGGTCATCTGGTCGTGATCTCGCGGTTAGAAGGAAGGAGCCTCATGCCTTCAACAGTCAGCTCTGACGGTCTAATACATTGTGGTGACAATGCTGAAATTAAGGAAACACTCACTTCAGCAATTGAAGAATTGGATAGCATCCGGATTCATATCATGTCCTGGCCCAATAACATGATTCACCAGGCTCCACAACCACTTGATGTTTCTACTCTTAGGCCTCCACAGTGCTAA
- the LOC113707050 gene encoding uncharacterized protein isoform X2: MGSDQRVVCVKKVKQKAAEEWDESMPLPGDIIEGIAEGAAANTFIPAKARSELSSQLGSFSRQTEVIWLKVRRGDSVLKLQACVVKKGCSKLQRRFTIRAASDERHVVGLADLTYEQCTALQEMSRKIVTMDSRGFNKEAIKYDWKMKVGTYIPDEGSTVVSSVLFMPLEKEHNIEATTTRTMAWFSAAVSSGAPLVFVNIQTEQITNSRSNIPAKESARIRQQKYTTDVQRLQGIRLWFLPGVAEVSFKLAPEKGETRFGMNISRIDEGFIYVHSVTKETAAERAGLGDLLEQANKTGHLVVISRLEGRSLMPSTVSSDGLIHCGDNAEIKETLTSAIEELDSIRIHIMSWPNNMIHQAPQPLDVSTLRPPQC, from the exons ATGGGCAGTGATCAGAGAGTGGTTTGTGTGAAGAAAGTGAAGCAAAAAGCGGCAGAAGAATGGGACGAGAGCATGCCATTGCCTGGAGACATTATAGAAGGCATAGCGGAAGGTGCTGCTGCTAACACATTCATACCAGCCAAGGCAAGGTCAGAACTTAGTTCACAACTTGGAAGCTTTAGTCGACAGactgaagtgatttggttgaagGTGAGGAGAGGGGATAGCGTACTCAAGCTCCAAGCATGTGTGGTGAAAAAGGGATGTTCAAAGTTGCAAAGGAGGTTTACCATTAGAGCAGCCTCTGATGAGAGGCATGTTGTGGGTTTAGCAGATTTAACTTATGAACAATGTACTGCACTCCAAG AAATGAGTAGGAAGATTGTGACTATGGACTCCAGGGGATTCAATAAAGAAGCGATAAAGTATGACTGGAAAATGAAAGTTGGGACCTATATTCCGGATGAGGGGTCTACAGTTGTTAGTTCCGTTCTTTTCATGCCTCTGGAGAAAGAGCACAACATTGAAGCCACCACAACGAGAACCATGGCCTGGTTTTCTGCAGCTGTTTCTTCAGGGGCTCCGCTTGTGTTTGTTAACATTCAAACAGAGCAAATTACCAACTCG AGAAGTAACATCCCGGCAAAAGAGAGTGCAAGGATCAGGCAACAGAAATACACTACAGATGTCCAAAGATTGCAAGGTATCAGATTATGGTTTCTCCCAGGCGTTGCAGAGGTGTCATTCAAGTTGGCACCTGAAAAAGGAGAAACCAGATTCGGAATGAACATCAGCAGAATTGATGAG GGTTTCATCTATGTCCATTCTGTAACAAAAGAAACAGCCGCTGAACGTGCTGGTCTAGGGGACTTACTTGAGCAAGCAAACAAAACTGGTCATCTGGTCGTGATCTCGCGGTTAGAAGGAAGGAGCCTCATGCCTTCAACAGTCAGCTCTGACGGTCTAATACATTGTGGTGACAATGCTGAAATTAAGGAAACACTCACTTCAGCAATTGAAGAATTGGATAGCATCCGGATTCATATCATGTCCTGGCCCAATAACATGATTCACCAGGCTCCACAACCACTTGATGTTTCTACTCTTAGGCCTCCACAGTGCTAA